ggagagatgttgataaagagagagagagagaggtaggagaaggacagggagggagagatgttgataaagagagagagaggtaggagaaggacagagagggagatgtcgataaggagagagagagagagaggtaggagaaggacagagagtggGATGGTAGGGTTCTTCTGAGATGAATCAAGTACAGAGGGTTAGCAAGGTGAAAGACAGGAAGGAAAGATAGGGagataaagggatggagggatggagagaggatagagggatggagagaggatggagggatggagagaggatggagggatggagagaggatggagggatggagagaggatggagggatggatggagagaggatgggggatggagagaggatggagagaggatggagggatggagagaggatggagagaggatgggggatggagagaggatagagagaggatggagagaggatggagggatggagagaggatggagagaggatggagtgatggagagacgatggagagagggtggagggatggagagaggatagagagaggatggagagaggatggagggatggagagagggccgGGGGGTGGGGCTGGGTTACAGAACAGAGGGAGTGGGTTATGCAGAGAGAAGATGAGGGAATTGAGAAGGTGAAGGGATAGATTGGGACAAAAGAGGAATTGACTTTTTAAACAATTGCCCAACAATAATTGTATCATGAATTGcatatgtatgtgtctgtgtgtgtgtctcacctggtGCGGGTGGTGTGTGCAGGTAAACCTCTTCGCTGTACTCTCCAAACCCCGCCTTATTGCTTCCTTTCACCCttaacacatacacactgtccATCTCCAGCCTGTCAATCACAGCACTAGTCCCGCCCACCTCCTCCAGGCGTTGCCACACCAGTGGAGCATTGGGGCTCCTGACCTCTCCTCCCCAGCCTGCCTCGGTCAATCCCATTCGCCGCTGGAACTCCACGGAGAAGTGCCAGGCAGGGGCGGAGTCCTGGGGGAGTCGCCAGCACAGGAACAGCTGGTCATAGGCCAGCGTGCGCTGAGTGTCAATCACAGGAGCCAATGGGGCTGTAGCAGGGGCGGGGCAGAGAAGAAAAGGGAGTTATATTGGTGGATGGGATGAGTTAGCTTTCAGATCTAACCTCTTACACGGACGGACCTCTTATGTATCCCATGCTGCTGATGAGTTTCACTTCTCTGGAGGCGTCCATGTGGAAGTGTCTGAAGGAGGGATCagccgagagagagaaacactgcagATTCTCTATGGCTTTCAccagcctggagagagagaaagagagagagtcagagacagagaaaaagagagagaaatagcgagAGAGAAAATAGAAACGGGGAGAGAGAAAATATAGAGGGGGGCGTGGCTGGTAAGTGTTAATTGTTGATATTGCACCTGTTATTTAcccacggtgtgtgtgtgcgcgtgcgcatgTGTGTCTTGCATCTACCCCCCGTACCTGTTGTGGGTGATTCGTGCGGCCTGTACGAAGCAGGGTTGGTCGGTCTCTTTGAGCAGCTCCTGTGTGTAGGCCATTAAACCGCCGTGCTCCTGCAGACCCCTCCTCTCAGACACCTGGGCCGACAGGGCCTCCCCCCTCCTCAGCCGGGCCCCCTCCAGGGCCAGGGTCAACGCTCCCTGTCGCTCCACTAGAGACGCCCCCAGCTCCCTCACAGACTGGGACAACTGCTCCCTCGCCAACGCACTGTTCAACTAGAGAGGGAGTTGAGAGGGGGTTTAAGGGGatgtggtagagggagagagggggggggggggggagggagagggtagagggagggaaagaagagcATGAAGGTTATActgtgatggagagaaagaggcaaTCGAAGGATAGAGGGAAGAAAGTAGTGGATTGGACgaaagagaaacagaaaggaTGGGGAGAGAGTTTACCTCCAAGTGTGTGATGGCACTCTCCAGCTGAGTTATCTGAGCCTTTACTGTGTCCTGATTGGCCAGAATGTAGTTGATCTCCTTGGTGATTTTGTCCTCAGGTGTTAAGAGAGACAGATGACAATATCAGCAAGCAAACATGTAGTTTCATggtttaacagacagacagacagacagacagacagacagacagacagacagacagacagacagacagacagacagacagacagacagacaggcaggcaggcaggcaggcaggcaggcagacagacagacagacacctttAGTGCCTGGCAGGCCTGTGCGATGGGCGCCACCTTGTGGCCGTGGTGGACTCTGTGGAGCTTACAGACAGGACACAGCAGCCTCTGGCAGGAGCGACAGTACCACAACAACCTCTCCTGCTCATGCTCCAGACACGTTAGGACCTAATAGGggagaacggaggagaggaggagaggagggggggaaggaggagagggcaagaggggagggggggaggaggagaggagagagggggggaaggaggagaggaggagaggagggggggaaggaggagagggcaagaggggagggggggaggaggagaggagagaggggggaaggaggagaggtcaagagggggggggggggaggaggagagagggggggaggaggagaggggagagggcaagaggggagggggaggatgggagaggagagagggcaagaggggagggggggagaaggaggagagggcaagaggggaggggggagaaggaggagaggggagagggcaagaggggagggggagaaggaggagagggggaggggcaagaggggagggggagaaggaggagaggagagagggcaaggggggaggggggagaaggaggagaggagagagggcaagggggagggggagaaggaggagaggagaggagagagggggagggggagaaggaggagaggaaagagggcaagggggagggggggagaaggagggagaggaaagagggcaagggggaggggggagaaggaggagaggagagagggcaagaggggaggagggtgggagaggaggaagaagatataacaggaggaggaagaaaaaGGAGGTCACCAGCCAAACTCACAgagagtcactgtggaggaaacacagtgaaggagagcaagagagaggtacagtagaggCAACAcgttggaaggagagagagcaggtatCAGTAGCAGGAAAcacgtgaaggagagagagagtacgagTAGCTGGAATCAGGTGAAGGAGAGAGCCGAGGTACAGTGAGATTGGACACGTTGAAGGAAAGAGAAGAGGTACCAGTAGAGGAAAcacgtgaaggagagagagagtacagtagaggaaacacgtgaaggagagagagagggactgtagaggaaacaggtgaaggagagagagagagggactgtagaggaaacaggtgaaggagagagagaggtacagtagaggaaacacgtgaaggagagagagaggtacagtagaaGGTAAcacgtgaaggagagagagggactgtagaggaaacaggtgaaggagagagagagagggacgtagaGGAaacaggtgaaggagagagagaggttacagtagaggaaacaggtgaaggagagagaggtacagtagaggaaacaggtgaaggagagagaggtacagtagaggaaacaggtgaaggagagagaggtacagtagaggaaacaggtgaaggagagagagagagggactgtagaggaaacaggtgaaggagagagagaggtactggAGAGGAAaacaggtgaaggagagagaggtacagtagaggaaacaagtgaaggagagagaggtacagtagaggaaacaggtgaaggagagagagaggtacagtagaggaaacaggtgaaggagagagagaggtacagtagatgaaacaggtgaaggagagagagaggtactgtagaggaaacaggtgaaagagagagagagaggtacagtagaggaaacaggtgaaggagagagagaggtacagtagaggaaacaggtgaaggagagagaggtacagtagatgaaacaggtgaaggagagagagaggtactgtagaaGGAaacaggtgaaggagagagagaggtacagtagaggaaacaggtgaaggagagagagaggtacagtagaggaaacaggtgaaggagagagagagaggtacagtagaggaaacaggtgaaggagagagagagggactgtagaggaaacaggtgaaagagagagagaggtacagtagaggaaaacaggtgaaggagagagagagagggactgtagaggaaacaggtgaaggagagagagagagggactgtggaggaaacaggtgaaggagagagagagagggactgtagaggaacaggtgaaagagagagagagagggactgtagaggaaacaggtgaaggagagagagaggactgtggaggaaacaggtgaggagaaggagagagagggactgtagaggacacgagtgaaggagagagagagagggactgtagaggaaacaggtgaaagagagagagagagggactgtagaggaaacaggtgaaggagagagagagggactgtggaggaaacaggtgaaggagagagagagagggactgtagaggaaacaggtgaaagagagagagagagggactgtagaggaaacaggtgaaggagagagagagggactgtggaggaaacaggtgaaggagagagagagagggactgtagaggacacgagtgaaggagagagagagggactgtggaggaaacaggtgaaggagagagagagagggactgtggaGGAAACAggcgaatgagagagagagagggactgtagaggaaacaggtaaaGAAGTTATAGAGATATGGATACAGAGAAGAGGGAAATACAATGTCATGAACATAATTAACCCCTACATACACCCCCCAAATACTATgtaaaacaccacacacacacacataccttggGTCTGAAGTTGTTGGTGGGCAGTATGTGTTCGTGTTGGGAGCGGAGAGTACCCCAGGGGTGGTAGAGCTTGAAACACTCGTTGCAGAAGTTGGACCTGCAGTCAGCACAGCCCTTAGTGGCCTCCAAGGACTGAGGAGCCTTACAGAAGCCACACATTATAGCCACGCTGCCCAGGCtcactgtgtgtctgtacctggagccagacaggggagggggagaaacagTGGAGAGGGTGGGGGTTGATACAAAAGAGGAGAGTGAGAACACAGAGCAACATTAAACCATAATGATGTCACTGTCCAAGAtcactgtagagagagggagagagagagagagagagagaggcagaggcagaggcagaggcagagagagagagacagacagagagacagagagagagacagagagcaacatTAAACCATAATGATGTCACTGTCCAAGatcactgtagagagagagagagagagacagagagacagagagagaggcagaggcagagagagagagagagagacagacagacagagagacagagagaggcagaggcagaggcagagagagagagagagagagagagagagagacagacagacagacagacagacagacagacagacagacagacagacagacagacagacagaaggagaggggggatgagCTAAATGTGCTACTGTACGGTCTATTCTGTTCTGTCCTCGTCTGCTCTGCATTcagatgtgttttttttattttgtatccaACTTCCTGACCTGGATCCTTCAGCTGTGTTCTGTGTTCCTGCAGACTGCACTGTTTCTACTTCCAGTGAGCTATGGACTCTCAACATGCCCAGTCTTTACTGACAGAGACAACCCAGCCTCCaggggagagagaacagctgCAGCAAACTCCTCTGAAACTGCTGCATTTCAAACAATggatattatctctctctctctctctctctctctctctctttcatcccaattctttcccactctctccctatacctctcccaaatctctcttccatcccctctctcttcccttctctatgTGAATCTCAGTAGTCTACAAaggcctcctctcttcctctctttcagaTCACTACTAATGAAGGAAAGGAAACAAGGAAAGGAGGCTattcatgagaatcacaatgtcTATTGGTTTGTCTCTTGAAGCGTTCAGAACCTCAACTTGTTGTTCAGAAAGTCCATTTAACGTTAGTGTGAATTATGAAGTCACCTCAGCTTCCCAGTTCCCACACACTCAGCTGGTTAGGCCCTGCTTCAGGAGAGGGGGGTTCTCCCCGTACCAAAATCAATGATTTTCTGTCCCATTTATAAAGCACTATTGACTTTTCCTTCTTTCTGTGCTTATCTTTATTTCCTGCAGGATTGGTTCAGAACCTACATTCCTCTGTAAGTAAGCAACTCTCTctacgtgtctgtctgtctgtctgtctgtcgtctgtctgtctgtctgtctgtctgtctgtctgtctgtctgtctgtctgtctgtctgtctgtctgtctgtctgtctgtctgtctgtctgtctgtctgtcgtctgtctgtctgtctgtctgtctgtctgtctgtctgtctgtctgtctgtctgtctgtctgtttctgtctgtctgtctgtctgtcgtctgtctgtctgtctgtctgtctgtctgtctgtctgtctgtctgtctgtctgtctgtctgtctgtctgtctgtctgtctgtctgtctgtctgtctgtctgtctgtctgtctgtctgtctgtgtgtgtgtgtgtggtgtgtgtgtgtgtacctctctacGATGCGTTCCAAGGTGAGATTCCTGAGGCAATCGGTCAGTCCTCTCTCCCCCAGCTCCACCTCCTTGTGACAGGACGGACAGGGGAACAGCATGGGGGCAGGAGACATGTCCTTACGACGACGCCCGGGGTACGTCCCAAAACctgagaggtgggggaggagggggtaagtttggagagggagagaggagacagtgtgaGACAGAAAGTAATCAGTATGAGTGTGATAGTTCCATCACAGTTTGATAGAACTAGAGCCATACTGTTCTATCCCCTGACTGCACTGCACACTACATGCTGACACAGACAGAAACTGCTGCTTCACACCTAGAACACCTGCtagttcaaacacacacacacacacacacacacacacacacacaccacacacacacacacacacacacacacacacacacacacacacacacactactgcccaccaactctctctctcaaatctttGAAGTGTTATGATGTATGAACCAGTCATATACACTGCATCTACAAAACATAACAACACCTGCTCATTCCCTGAACATGatgtgaccaggtgaatccaggNCTGTTTCTACTTCCAGTGAGCTATGGACTCTCAACATGCCCAGTCTTTACTGACAGAGACAACCCAGCCTCCaggggagagagaacagctgCAGCAAACTCCTCTGAAACTGCTGCTGCTGCATGTCAAACAATGGatattatatctctctccctctatccctctctctctctctctctctctctctctctcttatcccaattatttcccactctctccctatacctctcccaaatctctcttcccttctctatgtgaatctcaatagtctacaaaggcctcctctcttcctctttcagaTCACTACTAATGAAGGAAAGGAAACAAGGAAAGGAGGCTATTTATGAGAATCACAATGTCTATGTGTTTGTCTCTTGAAGCGTTCAGAACCTCAACTTGTTGTTCAGAAAGTCCATTTAACGTTAGTGTGAATTATAAAGTCACCTCAGCTTCCCAGTTCCCACACACTCAGCTGGTTAGGCCCTGCTTCAGGAGAGGGGGGGGTTCCCCCCGTACCAAAATCAATGATTTTCTGTCCCATTTATAAAGCACTATTGACTTTTCCTTCTTTCTGTGCTTATCTTTATTTCCTGCAGGATTGGTTCAGAACCTACATTCCTCTGTAAGTAAGCAACTCTCTctacgtgtctgtctgtctgtctgtctgtctgtctgtctgtctgtctgtctgtctgtctgtctgtctgtctgtctgtctgtctgtgtctgtctgtctgtctgtctgtctgtctgtctgtctgtctgtctgtctgtgtgtctgtgtgtgtgtgtgtgtgtgtgtgtttgtacctctCTACAATGCGTTCCAATGTGAGATTCCTGAGGCAATTGGTCAGTCCTCTCTCCCCCAACTCCACCTCCTTGTGACAGGACGGACAGGGGAACAGCATGGGGGCAGGAGACATGTCCTTACGACGACGCCCGGGGTACGTCCCAAAACctgagaggtgggggaggaggggataagtttggagagggagagaggagacagcgtGAGACAGAAAGTAATCAGTATGAGTGTGATAGTTCCATCACAGTTTGATAGAACTAGAGCCATATTGTTCTATCCCCTGACTGCACTGCACACTACATGCTGACACAGACAGAAACTGCTGCTTCACACCTAGAACACCtgctagttcacacacacacacacacacacacatacacacacacacacacacacacacacacctctccctctcaacatctctctctcagcatctTTGAAGTGTTATGATGTATGAACCAGTCATAT
The genomic region above belongs to Oncorhynchus kisutch isolate 150728-3 unplaced genomic scaffold, Okis_V2 scaffold712, whole genome shotgun sequence and contains:
- the LOC109885504 gene encoding tripartite motif-containing protein 46, translating into MKSMERELHCPVCTEMVKQPIILPCQHSVCLLCAAEVLIQRGYPAPDLPPEPNSPAASPNTRSPRGARRPPPKTTDRLDRVLRPGFGTYPGRRRKDMSPAPMLFPCPSCHKEVELGERGLTNCLRNLTLERIVERYRHTVSLGSVAIMCGFCKAPQSLEATKGCADCRSNFCNECFKLYHPWGTLRSQHEHILPTNNFRPKVLTCLEHEQERLLWYCRSCQRLLCPVCKLHRVHHGHKVAPIAQACQALKDKITKEINYILANQDTVKAQITQLESAITHLELNSALAREQLSQSVRELGASLVERQGALTLALEGARLRRGEALSAQVSERRGLQEHGGLMAYTQELLKETDQPCFVQAARITHNRLVKAIENLQCFSLSADPSFRHFHMDASREVKLISSMGYIRAPLAPVIDTQRTLAYDQLFLCWRLPQDSAPAWHFSVEFQRRMGLTEAGWGGEVRSPNAPLVWQRLEEVGGTSAVIDRLEMDSVYVLRVKGSNKAGFGEYSEEVYLHTPPAPVLCFSLDSRWGLHADRLALGKGQTYARSVPGLSLLQAADRSLTSCHLTSDLLIGDLAITQGRHYWACSVEPGSYLVKVGVGQEAKLQEWFHLPQDMASPRYDPDSGHDSGADDSPDSSPPFCFLTMGMGKVLLPQGAANLHHSTHSTHGNNHGPPTAPLPPRLGVCLDFEKGRVTFYDAHSLRTLWEGHVDCSAPVCPAFCFIGGGALQLQELVANRSTEEPLHRRVTIQSRATNLGN